ACCCGGTTCACGCCACTCGAAGCCGGCGGCGGTGAACACCTGATCGAGCCCTTCGGCCTCGGCGGCGGCGGCCACCTGCTCCGACCCCGGCACCACGAAGGCCTTGATGCCCGGCGCCACGTGCCGGCCCCGGGCCACGTGGGCCGCCGCCTGCAGATCACTGAGGCGGCCATTGGTGCAACTGCCGATGAAGCACACGTCCACCGGGGTGCCGGCGATCGGGGCACCGGGGCGCAGATCCATGTAGCGGTAGGCCTCCTCCGCCAGGGGGCGCTCATCGGCGGGCGTCGCCTCGAGGGTGGGGATCGCCTCATCCACCCCGATGCCCTGGCCCGGAGTGATCCCCCAGGTCACGGTGGGGGCGATGGTGCCGGCATCGAAACGCACCTCGTCGTCGAACACGGCCTCAGGGCCGCTGGCCAGGCGGCTCCACCAGGCCACGGCCCGCTCCCAGGCCTCCCCCCGGGGCGCGAACGGGCGCCCCTTGAGGTAGGCGAAGGTGGTGGCATCCGGGTTCACGTAGCCGCAGCGGGCACCCCCTTCGATCGCCATGTTGCAGAGGGTCATCCGCTCCTCCATCGACAGGGCCGCCACGGCCGGGCCGGCGAACTCGTAGGCGTAGCCCACACCCCCCTTCACGCCGAGGTGACGGATGATGTGGAGCACCAGATCCTTGGCGTAGACACCGGGCTGCAGCCGGCCCTCCACCCAGAGGCGACGCACCTTGAGCTTGCCCATCGAGAGGCTCTGGCTGGCCAGCACATCCCGCACCTGGCTGGTGCCGATGCCGAAGGCGATGGTCCCGAAGGCGCCGTGGGTGGAGGTGTGGGAGTCGCCGCAGGCCACGGTCATCCCCGGCTGGGTGAGCCCGAGCTCCGGGGCGATCACGTGCACGATCCCCTGGCGGCCGCTGCCGAGGCCATGGAGCGTGATGCCGTGCTCGGCGCAGTTGCGCTCCAGGGTGGAGAGCATGGCCTCGGCCAGGGGGTCGGCGAAGGGCCGGGCCTGGGAGGTGGTGGGCACGATGTGATCCACCGTGGCCACGGTGCGCTCGGGATGGCGCACCGTGAGGCCCAGATCCCCGAGGGCGGCGAAGGCCTGGGGACTGGTGACCTCATGGATGAGGTGGAGGCCGATGAACAGCTGGGTGGAACCGCCGGGCAGATCGGCCACCCGATGCAGGTCCCAGACCTTGTCGTACAGCGTGGCGGCGCTCACCGGATCCCCTCGACGCGCAATCGGCAACCTTAATCAACGGATGCCCGGGCACGCCTGGCTCATGGCCACCACCTGACCGGCGGTGATCGCATCGATTTCCGTCTCCGAGAAACCCTGGCGGGCCAGGGGGGCATTGA
This sequence is a window from Cyanobium sp. PCC 7001. Protein-coding genes within it:
- the leuC gene encoding 3-isopropylmalate dehydratase large subunit yields the protein MSAATLYDKVWDLHRVADLPGGSTQLFIGLHLIHEVTSPQAFAALGDLGLTVRHPERTVATVDHIVPTTSQARPFADPLAEAMLSTLERNCAEHGITLHGLGSGRQGIVHVIAPELGLTQPGMTVACGDSHTSTHGAFGTIAFGIGTSQVRDVLASQSLSMGKLKVRRLWVEGRLQPGVYAKDLVLHIIRHLGVKGGVGYAYEFAGPAVAALSMEERMTLCNMAIEGGARCGYVNPDATTFAYLKGRPFAPRGEAWERAVAWWSRLASGPEAVFDDEVRFDAGTIAPTVTWGITPGQGIGVDEAIPTLEATPADERPLAEEAYRYMDLRPGAPIAGTPVDVCFIGSCTNGRLSDLQAAAHVARGRHVAPGIKAFVVPGSEQVAAAAEAEGLDQVFTAAGFEWREPGCSMCLAMNPDRLEGRQISASSSNRNFKGRQGSASGRTLLMSPAMVAAAAVTGQVSDVRQLLAATPAATAAPTR